The Scomber japonicus isolate fScoJap1 chromosome 9, fScoJap1.pri, whole genome shotgun sequence genome includes a region encoding these proteins:
- the LOC128364232 gene encoding chromaffin granule amine transporter, translating into MRWLHQSRGSPRLVLVVVCVALLLDNMLLTVVVPIVPTFLYAMEHPDPELHTTQPSLGPGSPPSTSSPLLSLFGNSTPPTPTPTPQPGATELQANRTTDASQSSCLEDSVFLEQENVRVGLLFASKALVQLMVNPFVGPLTNRIGYHIPMFAGFIIMFASTIMFAFSGTYALLFFARSLQGIGSSFSSVAGLGMLASVYTDDEERGIAMGIALGGLAMGVLIGAPFGSVMYEFVGKSAPFLILAFLALFDGALQLCILQPSKICPGSVEGTPLLTLLKDPYILISAGSLCFANMGVAILEPTLPIWMMQTMCSPKWQLGMAFLPASISYLIGTNLFGILANKMGRWLCSMVGMFIVGVSLLCVPFATSIYGLIGPNGGLGFAIGMVDSSMMAIMAYLVDIRHASVYGSVYAIADVALCMGFAIGPSTGGALVQAVGFPCLMVFIGVINILYAPLCFLLRNPAVREEKMAIIDQECVMHRKSYNTEKESRDFPLSDYSEEEETEE; encoded by the exons ATGCGCTGGCTTCATCAGAGTCGAGGTTCTCCCAGACTTGTTCTGGTGGTCGTGTGTGTCGCTCTGCTGCTCGACAACATGCTGCTCACTGTGGTcg TTCCGATCGTCCCGACGTTCCTTTACGCCATGGAGCATCCTGACCCGGAGCTCCACACCACTCAGCCCAGCCTCGGTCCTGGAtcacctccctccacctcctctcctctgttgtcCCTGTTTGGTAActccacccccccaaccccGACCCCGACCCCCCAGCCCGGAGCCACAGAGCTGCAGGCCAACCGGACCACTGACGCCTCG cAGTCCTCGTGTCTAGAGGACAGTGTGTTTCTGGAGCAAGAGAACGTGCGTGTGGGTCTGCTGTTTGCGTCTAAAGCTCTGGTGCAGCTGATGGTGAACCCGTTCGTCGGTCCGCTCACAAACAG GATCGGATACCACATCCCCATGTTCGCTGGGTTCATCATCATGTTCGCGTCCACCATCA tgtttgCGTTCTCAGGAACCTACGCTCTTCTCTTCTTTGCTCGCTCTCTGCAGGGAATCGGCTCGTCCTTCTCTTCGGTggcag gtctggGTATGTTGGCCAGTGTGTACACAGATGATGAGGAGAGAGGCATCGCCATGGGCATCGCTCTGGGAGGACTGGCTATGGGAGTCCTGA tcGGCGCTCCGTTTGGCAGTGTGATGTACGAATTCGTGGGGAAGAGCGCTCCCTTCCTGATCCTCGCCTTCCTGGCTCTGTTCGACGGag cgcTGCAGCTGTGCATCCTGCAGCCCTCTAAGATCTGTCCTGGG agcGTGGAGGGAACGCCGCTGCTGACGCTGCTCAAAGACCCGTATATCCTCATTAGTGCag gctCTCTGTGTTTTGCTAACATGGGCGTTGCTATCCTGGAGCCGACTCTGCCGATCTGGATGATGCAGACCATGTGCTCCCCGAAATGGCAGCTTG GTATGGCCTTCCTCCCCGCCAGCATCTCCTACCTGATTGGAACCAACCTGTTCGGTATTCTGGCCAACAAGATGGGACG GTGGCTCTGCTCCATGGTGGGAATGTTTATAGTCGGAGTCAGTCTGCTGTGT gtacCTTTTGCCACCAGCATCTATGGTCTGATTGGACCAAACGGAGGTCTGGGCTTCGCCATAG GTATGGTGGACTCCTCTATGATGGCCATCATGGCTTACCTGGTCGACATCCGCCACGCCTCCGTCTACGGCAGTGTGTATGCCATCGCTGACGTAGCACTGTGTATGGGCTTCGCTAtcg GACCGTCCACAGGAGGCGCTCTGGTGCAGGCGGTGGGTTTCCCCTGTCTCATGGTGTTTATCGGGGTCATCAACATCCTGTACGCTCCGCTCTGCTTCCTGTTACGTAACCCTGCTGTCCGAGAGGAGAAGATG gcAATCATCGACCAGGAGTGTGTGATGCACAGGAAAAGTTACAACACAGAGAAGGAGAGTCGCGACTTTCCTCTGAGCGACTACAGCGAAGAAGAAGAGACGGAAgagtga